The Gemmatimonadota bacterium genome contains a region encoding:
- a CDS encoding VOC family protein — MSDTPRGSYLWYDLMTTDPAGAKAFYTKVAGWGTEKWKGGIPDMPYDMWTTQNGPIGGVMQLPEAAAQAGAPPHWLAYIHTPDVDATVARAQQLGGTLLHPPMDLPEVGRFATLADPFGAVFAAFAPQGEGTAYDGMPRVGDISWNELMAGDLDKAWSFYSDLFGWTKGEAMDMGPMGIYQTFHTGQEHPMGGMMNKPPEVPVSAWMHYIRVDDVEAAVDRVKQNGGQLMHGPMEVPGGKVAACTDPQGAWFALHWVAEG; from the coding sequence ATGAGTGACACGCCGCGCGGCAGCTATCTGTGGTACGACCTGATGACCACGGATCCGGCGGGAGCCAAGGCCTTCTACACGAAGGTCGCAGGCTGGGGCACCGAAAAGTGGAAGGGCGGCATCCCGGACATGCCGTACGACATGTGGACCACGCAGAACGGGCCCATCGGCGGCGTGATGCAGCTGCCGGAGGCGGCCGCGCAAGCGGGCGCGCCCCCGCACTGGCTGGCCTACATCCATACGCCCGACGTGGACGCGACGGTGGCCCGCGCGCAGCAATTGGGCGGCACGCTGCTGCATCCGCCGATGGATCTCCCGGAGGTGGGCCGCTTCGCCACGCTCGCGGATCCGTTCGGCGCGGTGTTCGCCGCGTTCGCACCCCAGGGCGAGGGAACCGCGTATGACGGCATGCCGCGCGTCGGGGACATCTCCTGGAACGAGCTGATGGCCGGCGACCTGGACAAGGCGTGGAGCTTCTACTCCGACCTGTTCGGCTGGACCAAGGGCGAGGCCATGGACATGGGCCCCATGGGCATCTACCAGACCTTCCACACCGGACAGGAGCATCCGATGGGAGGGATGATGAACAAGCCGCCGGAGGTGCCCGTCAGCGCCTGGATGCACTACATCCGCGTGGACGACGTCGAGGCGGCCGTGGACCGCGTCAAGCAGAACGGCGGTCAGCTCATGCACGGCCCGATGGAGGTGCCGGGCGGCAAGGTGGCGGCCTGCACCGATCCGCAGGGCGCCTGGTTCGCGCTGCACTGGGTGGCCGAAGGCTGA
- a CDS encoding DinB family protein, whose translation MSTETAAPRAQDLLKSQFAFVYRTIGANIEGMSQEDSLESAGGNCANWILGHLTNVHNAVMQLVGEAPVWDSEQLANAGFEPITDAETAIDWDTMRTRFLASQDRCLAGLERLSAEDLAQPVPHPFGGETTRGELLALLAFHQGYHAGQLGMARRTAGHAGAIKAPGQS comes from the coding sequence ATGAGCACCGAGACCGCAGCGCCCCGCGCCCAGGACCTGCTGAAGAGCCAGTTCGCATTCGTGTATCGCACCATCGGCGCCAACATCGAAGGGATGTCCCAGGAGGACTCGCTGGAGTCCGCCGGCGGCAACTGCGCCAACTGGATCCTCGGGCACCTCACCAACGTCCACAACGCGGTCATGCAACTCGTCGGAGAGGCCCCCGTATGGGACTCGGAGCAGTTGGCGAATGCGGGCTTCGAACCCATCACGGACGCCGAGACGGCCATCGACTGGGACACCATGCGCACGCGGTTCCTGGCCTCGCAGGATCGTTGCCTGGCCGGGCTGGAGCGGCTGAGCGCGGAGGACCTGGCGCAGCCCGTTCCGCATCCGTTCGGAGGGGAGACCACGCGCGGCGAGCTGCTCGCGCTGCTGGCGTTCCATCAGGGCTATCACGCCGGCCAGTTGGGCATGGCCCGGCGCACGGCGGGACACGCGGGCGCGATCAAGGCGCCGGGACAGAGCTGA